In one Methylocaldum szegediense genomic region, the following are encoded:
- a CDS encoding VanZ family protein has translation MRPETGIRKSSIRRRNRAVAGSETRRPLQFSHLWQAIGWLMVAVVVWLSLTPEPPHPPTPWLAWDKAQHALAYGLLMYWFRQAFQPHWRWPLFLLLLGVTLEYLQGLGGVRTSDTNDMIANAIGVVLGLALSYTPLGRLLSRVDAIVGAKRPR, from the coding sequence ATGCGCCCGGAAACAGGAATTCGAAAATCTAGCATCCGACGTCGCAATCGTGCCGTCGCCGGAAGCGAAACGCGGCGTCCTTTACAGTTTTCCCACCTCTGGCAAGCTATCGGTTGGTTGATGGTCGCCGTCGTGGTATGGCTGAGCCTGACCCCGGAACCTCCTCATCCACCCACGCCCTGGCTCGCCTGGGACAAAGCGCAACACGCATTGGCTTACGGCTTGCTCATGTACTGGTTTCGGCAGGCCTTTCAACCACATTGGCGCTGGCCGCTGTTTCTCCTCCTGTTGGGCGTGACGCTTGAATACCTGCAGGGGCTCGGCGGCGTCCGCACATCCGACACAAACGACATGATCGCCAACGCCATTGGCGTAGTCCTCGGCCTGGCGCTCAGCTACACGCCGCTCGGACGGCTACTATCGAGAGTCGACGCGATCGTCGGAGCGAAGCGCCCTCGGTAA